A genomic segment from Paenibacillus sp. FSL K6-1096 encodes:
- a CDS encoding DUF1963 domain-containing protein: MSERLPCQTPGCTGTILPATALKTGGICMPCYQQKKALEHQAYIEQNRKEVNRYAGINDPVEILKIMHSPRRHDPLIQEVPYPRTAQEIYHGLTKEERDRMESYAVDLLEEEDTDQAEMILLSLACFTRGEIKLGLEAFMREEIYHPSILYKDAGVEIRSQLIEKVESDPANRNHLLLALAWIGDEAVVRQFAVWRESPPEWASALYQPPEAYARFAGWELDEEGGQRWLFHRECYPFKISAEDSTEAPATPAAVTVLQAGMQSCPWCGGGLTELFDFDLQHPQLEFMKLPGKRLRIAACMHCNCYGTVYMKADLEGRYSWSEYNVVPEYLPEHGGGTYEADWREMRLSEQPAGTYESAEWTLEAPASQIGGHPAWIQDADYPACPCCARTMTFVAQADMGQVADDEGIYYAFVCRECLITAVNYQQT, from the coding sequence ATGAGCGAGCGTCTGCCTTGTCAGACTCCGGGCTGTACGGGAACGATACTTCCCGCAACTGCACTGAAAACCGGAGGCATCTGTATGCCCTGCTACCAGCAGAAGAAAGCGCTGGAGCACCAGGCTTACATTGAACAGAACCGGAAAGAGGTTAACCGGTACGCCGGGATCAATGATCCGGTGGAGATTCTGAAGATTATGCACAGTCCGCGCAGACATGACCCGCTGATTCAGGAAGTGCCTTACCCCCGAACTGCACAGGAGATCTATCATGGGCTGACGAAGGAAGAACGTGACCGGATGGAGAGCTACGCAGTAGATTTATTAGAAGAAGAGGATACCGATCAGGCCGAAATGATTCTGTTATCGCTCGCTTGCTTCACCCGTGGAGAGATTAAGCTCGGGCTGGAAGCGTTCATGCGTGAAGAGATCTATCATCCTTCCATTCTGTATAAAGATGCAGGAGTGGAAATCAGGTCACAGCTGATAGAAAAAGTTGAATCCGATCCCGCCAACCGCAATCACCTGCTGCTGGCGCTCGCCTGGATTGGTGATGAAGCGGTGGTCAGACAGTTCGCGGTCTGGCGGGAGTCCCCGCCGGAGTGGGCGTCCGCGTTGTATCAGCCGCCTGAGGCCTATGCCCGCTTTGCGGGCTGGGAGCTGGATGAAGAGGGAGGGCAAAGGTGGCTGTTCCACCGCGAATGTTATCCGTTCAAAATAAGCGCGGAAGATAGCACGGAAGCACCTGCTACTCCGGCAGCGGTCACCGTGCTCCAGGCAGGAATGCAGTCCTGTCCATGGTGCGGGGGCGGTTTGACTGAATTATTCGATTTCGACTTGCAGCATCCGCAGCTTGAATTCATGAAGCTTCCCGGCAAACGCCTGCGCATTGCCGCCTGTATGCATTGTAACTGTTACGGAACCGTATATATGAAGGCCGATCTGGAGGGCAGGTATTCCTGGAGCGAATATAATGTGGTCCCGGAGTACCTGCCTGAACATGGGGGAGGAACGTATGAAGCGGACTGGAGGGAGATGCGGCTGTCGGAACAGCCTGCCGGTACCTATGAGAGTGCCGAATGGACACTGGAGGCGCCCGCTTCACAGATCGGAGGACACCCGGCCTGGATTCAGGATGCGGACTATCCGGCTTGCCCCTGCTGCGCCCGGACGATGACCTTTGTGGCTCAGGCCGATATGGGACAAGTGGCGGATGATGAGGGGATCTATTATGCTTTTGTCTGCCGGGAATGCCTGATCACAGCGGTGAATTACCAGCAGACTTAG
- a CDS encoding PAS domain S-box protein codes for MSDFSVHHMMHYSLYSYAEYSPDPMYILSTDKKVCYANSNFVELYGWTTEELNLYDFPHVPSELRDELARMYLFIDQGQRLFALDTFRNKRNGELISVKITISPVKDLEGRITAYVCVLRDVTDIKFSELKYYKLFNEANDSMYIYEQDDQGKPLKFLDVNEAACRVLGYTRQELLNETPLTIAAEALISEADHVFRDIHLGERAFVEWVHVTKEGRSIPVEISAKPLQLNGRRMVLSIARDLTERKKTEDFLRYNESLSMIGELSAGIAHEIRNPLTSIRGFVQLLFSQSKMNKELYEIVLSEVDRINSIISELLLLGKEAPSAMKECDLVQLLRQAVILLNGQAHMSDNEIVMQTDLHSLPLRCAENKLKQVFINVLKNAIEASPSGAEINVALNRVGATGVIHIMDSGPGIPEELLSQIGSPFFTTKSGGNGLGVMISKKIIHNHMGTFQFNQKQPTGTTVEITLPVLQEMKPTAP; via the coding sequence ATGAGTGATTTCTCAGTTCATCACATGATGCATTACTCGCTGTATTCTTATGCCGAGTATAGTCCGGACCCGATGTATATTCTAAGCACGGACAAAAAGGTATGTTATGCTAATTCTAACTTTGTGGAGCTGTATGGGTGGACCACGGAAGAATTGAATCTGTATGATTTCCCTCATGTTCCCAGTGAGCTCAGGGATGAGCTTGCCCGGATGTACCTCTTCATTGATCAGGGACAGCGCCTGTTTGCCCTGGATACCTTCAGGAATAAACGGAATGGTGAGCTGATCAGTGTCAAAATTACGATATCCCCAGTGAAAGATCTGGAGGGGCGTATAACGGCTTACGTGTGTGTGCTGAGAGATGTAACGGACATCAAGTTCTCTGAGCTGAAATATTATAAATTATTTAATGAAGCCAATGATTCCATGTATATCTATGAGCAGGATGATCAGGGTAAACCGCTCAAATTCCTGGATGTCAACGAAGCAGCCTGCCGGGTGCTGGGCTACACACGCCAGGAATTGTTGAATGAAACACCGCTCACTATAGCTGCTGAAGCGCTGATTTCAGAGGCAGACCATGTCTTTCGTGATATTCATTTGGGAGAGCGGGCATTTGTAGAATGGGTTCATGTTACGAAGGAAGGCAGGTCCATTCCGGTGGAGATCAGTGCGAAGCCGCTTCAGCTGAATGGCCGGAGGATGGTGCTCTCCATTGCCCGGGATCTGACTGAACGCAAGAAAACAGAAGATTTCCTCCGGTACAATGAGAGCCTGTCCATGATCGGTGAGCTGTCGGCGGGCATCGCTCATGAAATCCGCAACCCGCTCACCAGCATCCGGGGGTTTGTTCAGCTTCTGTTCTCGCAATCGAAGATGAATAAAGAGCTGTATGAGATTGTATTATCTGAGGTAGACCGGATTAATTCAATTATCAGTGAACTGCTGCTGCTGGGCAAGGAGGCTCCGTCTGCAATGAAAGAATGTGATCTGGTCCAGCTGTTAAGACAGGCAGTTATACTGCTGAATGGACAGGCGCACATGTCTGACAACGAGATTGTTATGCAGACGGATCTGCACAGTCTGCCTCTAAGATGTGCAGAGAACAAGCTGAAGCAGGTATTTATCAACGTGCTGAAGAACGCAATAGAAGCAAGCCCGTCTGGTGCAGAAATTAACGTAGCGCTGAACCGGGTGGGAGCGACCGGAGTGATTCACATCATGGATAGCGGACCGGGCATACCGGAAGAGCTGCTAAGCCAGATTGGCTCGCCGTTCTTTACCACCAAATCGGGAGGCAACGGACTGGGCGTCATGATCAGCAAAAAAATCATACATAATCATATGGGAACATTCCAGTTCAATCAAAAGCAGCCGACAGGGACTACAGTTGAAATTACGTTGCCCGTGCTTCAGGAAATGAAGCCTACAGCTCCGTAG
- a CDS encoding LacI family DNA-binding transcriptional regulator: protein MNMEELARLAGVSKGAVSLALNGKPGVGPETRKRILYLAEAYGYTGRGRAAAAEGNARTLRFLVFTNAGLVHEEYYQQPFFRELIHHIEERCRMSGYSLIFSTIEEKHYAQGIQTLMEERTSGVILLGTSLAASRIADLAEKLPGLIVLDTCFDALPVPFVEINNYMGAYQAGSYLARQGHRRIGYLASEERIHNFEERQRGFMAAIAEFQTDIQPSHILAVPPTMISSQGPLRDKLKGLLDSGQPFPTAWFCECDYIAISAMKALGELGLSIPEDVSVIGFDNINESQIVTPELTTVHVEKERMAAWAVDLFTASLHVRPAVSTKVKVDTLLIERGSCRRVEASTEL from the coding sequence TTGAATATGGAGGAGCTTGCCCGGCTGGCCGGGGTCTCCAAGGGCGCAGTCTCGCTGGCGCTGAACGGCAAACCGGGGGTCGGGCCGGAGACACGCAAGCGGATTCTGTATCTGGCTGAGGCCTATGGATATACAGGCAGGGGGAGAGCGGCGGCCGCTGAAGGCAACGCCAGGACGCTGCGCTTTCTGGTGTTCACGAACGCCGGACTGGTGCATGAGGAGTATTACCAGCAGCCCTTTTTCCGGGAGCTGATTCATCATATTGAGGAACGCTGCCGGATGAGCGGGTACAGTCTTATTTTCTCCACTATTGAAGAAAAGCACTATGCGCAGGGAATTCAGACCTTGATGGAGGAGCGGACCAGCGGTGTGATTCTGCTCGGCACCAGCCTGGCTGCCTCCAGAATCGCGGATCTCGCGGAGAAGCTGCCCGGCTTGATCGTACTGGATACTTGCTTCGATGCGCTTCCTGTGCCTTTTGTGGAGATTAACAACTATATGGGGGCCTATCAGGCGGGGAGCTATCTGGCGCGGCAGGGACACCGGAGAATCGGCTATCTCGCGTCCGAGGAGCGGATTCATAACTTTGAAGAACGGCAGCGCGGCTTCATGGCCGCTATCGCGGAATTTCAGACGGACATTCAGCCCAGCCACATCCTGGCGGTTCCCCCGACGATGATCTCCTCGCAGGGACCGTTGCGGGACAAGCTGAAGGGTCTGCTGGACAGCGGACAGCCCTTCCCGACCGCCTGGTTCTGTGAATGTGATTACATCGCCATCAGCGCCATGAAGGCGCTGGGTGAGCTGGGCCTGTCCATACCAGAGGATGTATCTGTCATCGGATTCGATAACATCAATGAATCGCAGATTGTGACCCCTGAGCTGACTACGGTTCATGTCGAGAAGGAACGGATGGCCGCATGGGCCGTGGATCTGTTCACCGCCTCCCTTCATGTCCGGCCCGCAGTCAGCACCAAGGTTAAGGTGGATACGCTATTGATCGAACGGGGCTCCTGCCGGAGGGTTGAGGCCTCTACGGAGCTGTAG
- a CDS encoding DUF5605 domain-containing protein, which translates to MANQEDARQAAADQEKVQLSYPAQASKWGVYEMVLHGGPSQGNPYTDVALQAEFTFGESSVSALGFYDGEGVYRIRFMPDREGKWFFRTSSNEPALHELEGVFECTAAAEGNHGPVRVKNTFHFAYEDGTRYLPVGTTCYAWTHQGEEMEQQTLETLRASAFNKIRMCVFPKSYSYNENEPEYYPYEGSVQEGWDYTRFNPGFFRHLEERIADLGGLGIEADLILFHPYDRWGFADMGKEADDRYLRYLVARLSAYRHVWWSLANEYDFMRNKSLADWERYAHIVTSYDPYGHLISNHNGIAFYDFNQPWVTHCSIQRVDAYKTSENTDEWRQRWNKPVVIDECVYEGNVEHGWGNITGEELVRRFWEGAVRGGYVGHGETYLHPEDKLWWAKGGQLYGTSPERIAFLRRVLEEGPSEGLNPLPSEWDLPRAGVEDEYYLYYFGFNRPKFRQFTMNPEFRYKVELLDTWNMTVEVLAGSVQGTFRVDLPGRMYMAVRITRLHGDHGLEAK; encoded by the coding sequence ATGGCAAATCAGGAGGATGCAAGACAGGCGGCTGCGGATCAGGAGAAGGTTCAGCTGTCATACCCGGCGCAGGCGTCCAAATGGGGAGTGTATGAAATGGTACTGCATGGGGGGCCAAGCCAGGGGAATCCATATACGGATGTGGCTCTGCAAGCGGAATTTACCTTCGGAGAAAGCTCCGTGTCAGCTCTGGGCTTTTATGACGGGGAGGGTGTGTACCGCATCCGGTTCATGCCGGATCGTGAAGGGAAGTGGTTCTTCCGTACCAGCAGCAATGAGCCTGCTCTGCATGAGCTTGAAGGGGTGTTTGAATGTACCGCTGCTGCGGAAGGGAATCACGGCCCGGTCCGGGTGAAGAATACCTTCCATTTTGCCTATGAGGACGGAACGCGCTATTTGCCTGTCGGTACTACCTGCTATGCGTGGACACATCAGGGCGAGGAGATGGAGCAGCAGACCCTGGAGACACTGCGGGCGTCCGCTTTTAACAAAATCAGAATGTGCGTGTTCCCGAAATCCTACTCTTACAACGAGAATGAGCCCGAATATTATCCCTACGAAGGCTCGGTCCAGGAAGGCTGGGATTACACCCGGTTCAATCCGGGGTTCTTCCGGCATCTGGAGGAGCGGATTGCGGACCTGGGCGGGCTGGGGATCGAGGCTGACCTGATTCTGTTCCATCCGTATGACCGCTGGGGCTTCGCGGATATGGGCAAGGAGGCGGATGACCGGTATCTCCGCTATCTGGTGGCCCGGCTGTCGGCTTACCGCCATGTCTGGTGGTCGCTCGCCAATGAATATGATTTCATGCGGAACAAATCGCTGGCAGATTGGGAGAGATATGCCCACATTGTAACGTCGTATGATCCTTACGGGCACCTGATCTCTAATCACAACGGCATTGCCTTCTATGACTTCAACCAGCCTTGGGTTACACATTGCAGCATCCAGCGGGTGGATGCCTATAAGACCTCCGAGAATACAGACGAATGGAGACAGCGCTGGAATAAGCCTGTCGTCATCGACGAGTGTGTCTATGAAGGCAATGTCGAGCACGGCTGGGGAAATATTACCGGGGAAGAGTTAGTCCGGCGCTTCTGGGAAGGGGCGGTCCGCGGCGGGTATGTCGGGCATGGCGAGACCTATCTTCACCCGGAAGACAAGCTCTGGTGGGCCAAGGGCGGACAGCTCTATGGGACGAGTCCGGAGCGGATTGCTTTTCTGCGGCGTGTGCTGGAGGAGGGACCTTCAGAGGGGCTGAACCCGTTGCCTTCGGAGTGGGATCTGCCCAGAGCCGGAGTGGAAGATGAATATTATCTCTACTATTTCGGCTTCAACCGTCCGAAGTTCCGCCAGTTCACGATGAACCCGGAGTTCCGCTATAAGGTGGAGCTGCTGGATACGTGGAATATGACGGTGGAGGTGCTTGCGGGCAGTGTTCAGGGGACCTTCCGGGTCGATTTGCCGGGGCGGATGTATATGGCGGTGAGAATCACGCGCCTGCACGGAGATCATGGCTTGGAGGCTAAATAG